The Stenotrophomonas maltophilia genome includes a region encoding these proteins:
- the emrR gene encoding multidrug efflux system transcriptional regulator EmrR, translated as MICPATTPPSFGLLLRQVRDGLVRQLDASMAEEDLGIGFTHYIGLKVLSHMAPCTANELAQAIDQVPSAVTRLLDKLEALGCVRREPHAQDRRALQIVLTDEGRALWARLKLRGDAVMDYALRDLSADERTLLLSLLTRIRDSLTTP; from the coding sequence ATGATCTGTCCTGCAACCACTCCCCCCAGTTTCGGCCTGCTGCTGCGCCAGGTGCGCGACGGCCTGGTCCGGCAACTCGACGCGTCCATGGCTGAAGAAGACCTGGGTATCGGCTTCACCCACTACATCGGGTTGAAGGTGCTCTCGCACATGGCCCCGTGCACGGCCAACGAACTGGCCCAGGCCATCGACCAGGTACCCAGCGCAGTCACCCGCCTGCTGGACAAGCTCGAGGCACTGGGCTGCGTCCGCCGCGAACCGCATGCGCAGGACCGGCGTGCGCTGCAGATCGTGCTGACCGATGAAGGCCGCGCATTGTGGGCGCGGTTGAAGCTGCGTGGCGACGCGGTGATGGATTACGCCCTGCGTGATCTTTCCGCCGACGAGCGCACGCTGCTGCTGTCCCTCCTTACCCGAATCCGCGATTCCCTGACGACCCCATGA
- the emrC gene encoding multidrug efflux transporter outer membrane subunit EmrC has product MNPIPHSTLRRSGRALLVSALALALAACASSRGLNPQGHVLDVDSLHSERTLADTDLSATGFPAQDWWKALGDAQLDALVAEGLAGHPSLDAADARLRQAQAQVGTARADELPSLSVSGGYTGLRLPESMAGSEIGGHYAGSSQVAFDFSYGVDLWGGKRAAWEAAVDGAHAATVEAQAARLNLSTGITQAYANLAYAWQLNDVAEEELARSQKSLELTRQRRRAGIDSDLQVRQAEARVPAAQQQVQAAQQRIDAARTALAALVGKGPDRGLSIQRPQPLNPLALQLPGVLPSELLGRRPDIVAARWRVEAADKQIKVAKTRFYPSFNLTALAGVVAPNVGDLLKSSSTFAYIGPALSLPIFEGGKLRANLANTDAQYDLAVANYNQTVLDALRDVADQVNAVRSLAQQAHSQLQAVDTARSAFDLAQQRYRAGIGSYLDVLTAQSTLLQSQQQLAGLQSQQVQSSVRLSKALGGGFQPADADRAPIASHSDSSHS; this is encoded by the coding sequence ATGAACCCGATCCCGCATTCCACTCTCCGCCGGTCCGGGCGCGCGCTGCTGGTGTCAGCGCTGGCCCTGGCCCTGGCCGCCTGCGCCAGCAGTCGTGGCCTCAACCCGCAGGGCCACGTGCTTGACGTGGACAGCCTGCACAGCGAACGCACCCTGGCCGACACCGACCTGAGCGCCACCGGCTTCCCGGCGCAGGACTGGTGGAAGGCGCTGGGCGATGCGCAGCTGGACGCGCTGGTCGCCGAGGGCCTGGCCGGCCACCCGAGCCTGGACGCCGCCGACGCGCGCCTGCGCCAGGCCCAGGCCCAGGTCGGCACCGCACGTGCCGATGAGCTGCCCAGCCTGTCGGTGTCCGGTGGCTATACCGGGCTGCGCCTGCCTGAGTCGATGGCAGGCAGCGAGATCGGTGGCCATTACGCCGGCAGCAGCCAGGTCGCCTTCGACTTCAGCTATGGCGTGGACCTGTGGGGCGGCAAGCGCGCCGCCTGGGAAGCGGCCGTGGATGGCGCGCATGCGGCCACCGTCGAGGCCCAGGCCGCACGCCTGAACCTGTCCACCGGCATCACCCAGGCCTACGCCAACCTCGCCTATGCGTGGCAGCTCAATGATGTGGCCGAAGAAGAACTGGCCCGCTCGCAGAAGTCGCTGGAACTGACCCGCCAGCGCCGCCGCGCCGGCATCGACAGCGATCTGCAGGTGCGCCAGGCCGAGGCCCGCGTGCCGGCCGCCCAGCAGCAGGTGCAGGCTGCGCAGCAGCGGATCGATGCGGCGCGCACCGCACTGGCCGCGCTGGTCGGCAAGGGCCCGGACCGTGGCCTGTCGATCCAGCGCCCGCAGCCGCTGAACCCGCTGGCGCTGCAGCTGCCGGGCGTGCTGCCCAGCGAACTGCTGGGCCGTCGGCCCGACATCGTGGCCGCACGCTGGCGCGTTGAAGCGGCCGACAAGCAGATCAAGGTTGCCAAGACCAGGTTCTACCCGAGCTTCAACCTGACCGCGCTGGCCGGCGTGGTCGCCCCGAACGTGGGTGACCTGCTGAAGAGCAGCTCCACCTTCGCCTACATCGGCCCGGCGCTGAGCCTGCCGATCTTCGAAGGTGGCAAGCTGCGCGCCAACCTGGCCAACACCGATGCGCAGTACGACCTGGCGGTGGCCAACTACAACCAGACCGTGCTCGACGCACTGCGCGACGTCGCCGACCAGGTCAACGCGGTGCGCTCGCTGGCGCAGCAGGCGCACTCGCAGCTGCAGGCGGTGGATACCGCACGCTCGGCCTTCGACCTGGCCCAGCAGCGTTACCGCGCCGGCATCGGCAGCTATCTGGACGTGCTGACCGCGCAGTCCACCCTGCTGCAGTCGCAGCAGCAGCTGGCCGGCCTGCAGTCGCAGCAGGTGCAGTCCTCGGTGCGCCTGAGCAAGGCGCTGGGCGGTGGTTTCCAGCCCGCTGACGCCGACCGCGCACCGATCGCCTCCCATTCCGATTCCTCGCATTCCTGA
- the emrA gene encoding multidrug efflux MFS transporter periplasmic adaptor subunit EmrA: MSQTQDTAAPAAPNRRGNLLRGLFVIVVLLLAALALWYFMFGRWFEETDDAYVQGNQVQITPLVAGTVVAINADDGMRVERGQLLVQLDPSDTAVALQQAEANLAKTVRQTRGLYRSVEGAQADLNARQVTLKRVREDFARRKDLAATGAISNEELAHARDELAAAEAAVAGSRETVERNRALVDDTVIATQPDVQAAAAQLRQAFLNNARAGIVAPVTGYVARRSVQVGQRVQPGNALMAVVPTEQMWVEANFKETQLRHMRLGQEVELKSDLYAGDVKYKGRIQSLGLGTGSAFSLLPAQNASGNWIKIVQRVPVRIAIDAKQLAEHPLRIGLSMKAEVSLRDQKGEVLPSTPAKGTVFDTDVYAKQLHDADEVIHTIIQGNLPQQQAKVG; this comes from the coding sequence ATGAGCCAGACCCAAGACACCGCGGCCCCGGCCGCCCCCAACCGCCGCGGCAACCTGCTGCGCGGCCTGTTCGTGATCGTCGTGCTGCTGCTTGCTGCACTGGCGCTGTGGTACTTCATGTTCGGCCGTTGGTTCGAAGAGACCGACGATGCCTACGTGCAGGGCAACCAGGTGCAGATCACCCCGCTGGTGGCCGGTACCGTGGTCGCCATCAACGCCGATGACGGCATGCGCGTGGAGCGCGGCCAGCTGCTGGTGCAGCTGGACCCGTCCGACACCGCGGTGGCACTGCAGCAGGCCGAAGCCAACCTGGCCAAGACGGTACGCCAGACCCGTGGTCTGTACCGCAGCGTGGAAGGCGCCCAGGCGGACTTGAACGCCCGCCAGGTGACCCTGAAGCGCGTGCGCGAAGACTTCGCCCGCCGCAAGGACCTGGCCGCCACCGGCGCCATCTCCAACGAAGAACTGGCCCACGCCCGTGACGAGCTGGCTGCCGCCGAAGCGGCCGTGGCCGGCTCGCGCGAGACCGTCGAGCGCAACCGCGCGCTGGTCGACGACACCGTGATCGCCACCCAGCCGGACGTGCAGGCCGCCGCCGCGCAGCTGCGCCAGGCCTTCCTCAACAACGCCCGCGCCGGCATCGTCGCGCCGGTCACCGGCTACGTCGCCCGTCGTTCGGTGCAGGTCGGCCAGCGCGTGCAGCCGGGCAATGCCCTGATGGCCGTGGTGCCGACCGAGCAGATGTGGGTCGAGGCCAACTTCAAGGAAACCCAGCTGCGCCACATGCGCCTGGGCCAGGAAGTGGAGCTGAAGTCGGACCTGTACGCCGGTGACGTGAAGTACAAGGGCCGCATCCAGAGCCTGGGCCTGGGCACCGGCTCCGCGTTCTCGCTGCTGCCGGCGCAGAACGCCAGCGGCAACTGGATCAAGATCGTGCAGCGCGTGCCGGTGCGCATCGCCATCGATGCCAAGCAGCTGGCCGAACACCCGCTGCGCATCGGCCTGTCGATGAAGGCTGAAGTGAGCCTGCGCGACCAGAAGGGCGAAGTGCTGCCGAGCACTCCGGCCAAGGGCACGGTGTTCGACACCGACGTGTATGCCAAGCAGCTGCATGATGCCGACGAGGTGATCCACACGATCATCCAGGGCAACCTGCCGCAGCAGCAGGCGAAGGTGGGCTGA
- the emrB gene encoding multidrug efflux MFS transporter permease subunit EmrB: MSAQAPAAPGAPGAPAAPGAASGFVPPSVALCTVGLAMASFMQVLDTTIANVSLPTIAGNLGASSQQATWVITSFAVSTAIALPLTGWLSRRFGERKLFVWATLAFVITSLLCGLAQSMGMLVLSRALQGFVAGPMYPITQSLLVSIYPREKRGQALALLAMITVVAPICGPILGGWITDNYSWEWIFLINVPLGIFAALVVGNQLKGRPEQIEKPKMDYVGLVTLVIGVGALQLVLDLGNDEDWFSSMKIVVLACVAVVTLTVFLIWELTDKDPIVDLKLFRHRNFRAGTLAMVVAYAAFFSVALLIPQWLQRDMGYTAIWAGLATAPIGILPVIMTPFVGKYASRFDMRMLATVAFIVLSMTSFLRSNFNLQVDYMHVAGVQLIMGIGVALFFMPVLQILLSDLDGREIAAGSGLATFLRTLGGSFAASLTTWLWARRTQVHHADLTEHISAYQPGMQDQVTAMGQGDLQHGAAVLNNMINHQASQMGFNDIFFLLGWIFLAIITFLWLAKPPFGAGAGAAAGGGH, translated from the coding sequence ATGTCCGCACAAGCTCCAGCCGCGCCCGGCGCTCCGGGCGCACCGGCGGCGCCGGGTGCGGCCTCCGGGTTCGTGCCGCCCAGCGTCGCACTGTGCACTGTGGGCCTGGCGATGGCCTCGTTCATGCAGGTGCTCGACACCACCATCGCCAACGTCTCGCTGCCGACCATCGCCGGCAATCTCGGCGCCAGTTCGCAGCAGGCGACCTGGGTCATCACCTCGTTCGCGGTCAGCACGGCCATCGCGCTGCCGCTGACCGGCTGGCTCAGCCGCCGTTTCGGCGAACGCAAGCTGTTCGTCTGGGCCACGCTGGCCTTCGTCATCACCTCGCTGCTGTGCGGCCTGGCGCAGAGCATGGGCATGCTGGTGCTGTCGCGTGCGCTGCAGGGGTTCGTTGCCGGCCCGATGTACCCGATCACGCAGTCGCTGCTGGTCTCGATCTATCCGCGCGAGAAACGCGGGCAGGCATTGGCACTGCTGGCGATGATCACGGTGGTTGCGCCGATCTGTGGCCCGATCCTCGGTGGCTGGATCACCGACAACTACAGCTGGGAGTGGATCTTCCTGATCAACGTGCCGCTGGGCATCTTCGCTGCGCTGGTGGTCGGCAACCAGCTGAAGGGGCGACCGGAGCAGATCGAGAAGCCGAAGATGGACTACGTCGGCCTGGTCACCCTGGTGATCGGCGTCGGTGCGCTTCAGCTGGTCCTCGACCTGGGCAACGACGAGGACTGGTTCTCGTCGATGAAGATCGTGGTGCTGGCCTGCGTAGCGGTGGTGACGCTGACGGTGTTCCTGATCTGGGAGCTGACCGACAAGGATCCGATCGTTGACCTGAAGCTGTTCCGGCACCGCAACTTCCGCGCCGGTACGCTGGCGATGGTGGTGGCCTACGCGGCGTTCTTCAGCGTGGCGCTGCTGATCCCGCAGTGGCTGCAGCGTGACATGGGCTACACCGCGATCTGGGCGGGCCTGGCGACGGCGCCGATCGGCATCCTGCCGGTGATCATGACCCCGTTCGTGGGCAAGTATGCGTCGCGCTTCGATATGCGCATGCTGGCCACGGTCGCGTTCATCGTGTTGTCGATGACCAGCTTCCTGCGATCGAACTTCAACCTGCAGGTGGACTACATGCACGTGGCCGGCGTACAGCTGATCATGGGCATCGGCGTCGCGCTGTTCTTCATGCCGGTGCTGCAGATCCTGCTGTCGGACCTGGATGGACGCGAGATCGCGGCGGGCTCCGGCCTGGCCACGTTCCTGCGTACGCTGGGTGGCAGTTTCGCGGCGTCGCTGACGACGTGGCTGTGGGCGCGGCGCACCCAGGTGCACCATGCCGACCTGACCGAGCATATCTCGGCCTATCAGCCGGGCATGCAGGACCAGGTCACGGCGATGGGGCAGGGCGACCTGCAGCACGGCGCAGCGGTACTGAACAACATGATCAACCACCAGGCATCGCAGATGGGCTTCAACGACATCTTCTTCCTGCTGGGCTGGATTTTCCTGGCGATCATTACGTTCCTGTGGCTGGCCAAGCCGCCATTCGGCGCAGGTGCGGGTGCAGCCGCCGGTGGTGGACACTGA
- a CDS encoding LysR family transcriptional regulator, translating to MRMDIADLRLFLAIAEAGSITAGAAQANLALASASERLRTIEADAGTALLNRHPRGVSLTEAGAALAHHARLILQQQAQLRGELQAFAHGARGTLHLYANTAALTNYLPSRLAPWLAERPRLHVELLERTSPEVVRAINAGQAEAGIISDAVDAAGLQQHVVAEDPLVMLLPADHRFASRRSVAFADVAGETFVALADGNALQAYIEDQARDIGRRLDVRIRMKTFEGVCIMVGHGIGVGIVPRTIARHHRRNTRTVAVPLADAWAQRRLCACFAGWAQLSPAMRSLLLHLGVQPQKNV from the coding sequence ATGCGGATGGATATCGCCGACCTGCGCCTGTTCCTGGCGATTGCCGAGGCGGGCAGCATCACGGCCGGCGCAGCGCAGGCAAACCTGGCACTGGCGTCGGCCAGCGAACGCCTGCGCACGATCGAAGCCGATGCCGGCACCGCGTTGTTGAACCGGCACCCCCGCGGCGTCAGCCTGACCGAAGCCGGCGCCGCCCTCGCCCACCATGCACGATTGATCCTGCAGCAGCAGGCGCAGCTGCGCGGTGAACTGCAGGCGTTCGCGCACGGCGCGCGCGGCACACTGCATCTGTATGCCAACACCGCAGCACTGACCAACTACCTGCCTTCGCGGCTGGCACCGTGGCTGGCCGAACGCCCGCGCCTGCACGTGGAACTGCTGGAGCGCACCAGCCCCGAAGTCGTGCGTGCGATCAACGCTGGCCAGGCCGAAGCCGGCATCATCAGTGATGCGGTCGACGCTGCCGGCCTGCAGCAGCACGTGGTCGCCGAAGATCCACTGGTGATGCTGCTGCCCGCAGACCACCGGTTCGCATCGCGGCGCAGCGTGGCCTTCGCCGATGTTGCCGGCGAGACCTTCGTCGCGCTGGCCGACGGCAATGCACTGCAGGCCTACATCGAAGACCAGGCACGCGACATCGGGCGACGCCTGGACGTGCGCATCCGCATGAAGACCTTCGAAGGCGTGTGCATCATGGTCGGCCACGGCATTGGTGTCGGCATCGTGCCGCGCACCATCGCCCGCCATCATCGACGCAATACCCGTACTGTTGCGGTTCCGCTTGCAGATGCGTGGGCACAGCGCCGCCTGTGCGCCTGTTTCGCCGGATGGGCGCAGCTGTCACCGGCGATGCGCAGCCTGCTGCTTCACCTGGGCGTGCAGCCGCAGAAAAATGTGTGA